A region of the Primulina eburnea isolate SZY01 chromosome 7, ASM2296580v1, whole genome shotgun sequence genome:
GAAAAGAGACCGGACAAGATCATCCCATGCCCAAGATGCAAGAGTATGGAAACCAAGTTCTGTTACTTCAACAACTACAATGTTAACCAGCCCAGACACTTCTGTAAGGGCTGTCAAAGATACTGGACCGCCGGCGGAGCCCTCCGAAACGTTCCCGTCGGCGCTGGACGCCGGAAGTCCAAGCCACCGTGTGGGGGGCTGGCGGCGTTGTCGGAGGGATGCTTGTTCGATGCTTCGGGGATGCAACAGCTGGATTTCGATGAGGTTGTGGAGGAGTGGCAGGTGGCGCAGAACGGCGGTCTACGGCAACTTTTCCCGACGAAGAGGAGGAGATGCGCATCGAATAGTCAAAGCTATTAATGATCGTCCAGTTTGTCATGTAGTTTCCAAGAaggaaataattattataaaagattaaaaaaagaTATTGCTTAGTTGCTTCAGTAGCTTCTTTGTTGTACATACAACCTGGCTTAgtttataattaataatatttatgcgTTATCGATTAACCCTTTAATTTGTCCTAATTATTTTTTCCTGATGGCCATAGCCTCTTTGTAATATACATAATGGGATGTTGATTGCATGcatattttaagaaaataatttttaaaatatcaaatttaataattttcatgtaATTACACATACTAATTGACTAAAAAagtcattatatatatatatgcaggtTGCACGTTTCTGCGTTTGCTCGAGAGTTTACTCAACATACATCAAAATAATAACGTCGAAGAGTTCCATCGTCGTTAAAAAAACCATCATGTTGATAAGAGAATCAAAGCGTAGATTAGGGAGAAACTTTTGGTGTAATAATGAAACTAAGTCATCTGCCGTCCAGTGTTGATGAATTTGTGTAATGGCATCGGTCCCATGCGATAAACAATTACCTACTaacattaatttattttataaattacatTAATGGTTGCAGGCATGGGATTAAATTTCCAAATCAAATTTGAGGTGATGACGATTAATAAAATCGATGGAATTTGACGAAAGAATATAGTATATtgtaatatataaataattgaaatagaACAAAGtggttgaatatatatatatcttcatATAATATTAAATCAGAGAGTACGATAAATGAATAATAGGACTAACCTCAATCATGAGTAGAGTCTTCTTCTTACCAAGGAGGCATTATTGTTTTTATAAATCTGAAA
Encoded here:
- the LOC140836014 gene encoding cyclic dof factor 4-like yields the protein MAEVQEDNKSSSRIKLFGATISLKERSDDQEEAKKTDPTSEKRPDKIIPCPRCKSMETKFCYFNNYNVNQPRHFCKGCQRYWTAGGALRNVPVGAGRRKSKPPCGGLAALSEGCLFDASGMQQLDFDEVVEEWQVAQNGGLRQLFPTKRRRCASNSQSY